The Lycium barbarum isolate Lr01 chromosome 11, ASM1917538v2, whole genome shotgun sequence genome contains the following window.
aattatgccttggtttgcaaattgaacatttgacaaatgggatttttgtccatcaatctgcctatacagagaaagtgttgaaacgattttatatggatgaagcacatccattaagtactccgatggttgttcgatcacttgatgcgaataaagatccgtttcgacctcaagaaaagaatgaggaaatttttggtccagaagtaccatatcttagtgcaattggtgcactaatgtatcttgccaataccacaaggcctgacatagcattttcagttaatgtgttagcgagacatagttgtgatcctacaaggagacactggaacgGAATTAAACACACATTGAGGTATCTAAAAAggactatcgatttgggcttattttattctagcaattgcagtcccaatcttgttggttatgcagatgcagggaatttatctgacccacacaaagctagatctcaaacaggctatgtatttatttgtgggggcgctgccatatcttggcgatctacaaagcagtctattgtggctacctcatcaaatcatgctgagataatagctattcatgaagcgagccatgaagttgtgtggctgaggtcaatgatacatctcattcgagaaaagtgtggtttgaaatgtgataaaatacctacaatcttatatgaagataatgcaacatgcattgcccaattgaaaggaggattcataaaaggagataggacaaaacacatttcaccaaagttgttcttcacacacgagctccaaaagaatagtgatatcaacgtgcaatagattcgttcaagtgataatatggctgatttgttcaccaagtctctaccaaccgcaactttcgagaagatggtgcacaagattggaatgcgaagactcaaatatttggactgaagttctcatcagggggagttaatacatgttgtactcttttttccatacaaggtttcgtcccactgggtttttcttgtaaggtttttaatgaggcaaccaaaatgtatattattagaaatatgtactctttttccttcactagaattttttccACTGggtttttttctagtaaggttttaacgaggcatattatctatcaatggacatccaagggggagtgttataatatatatatatatatatatatatatatatatatatatatatatatatgaatgtccaaATAGTCTAGGTTTTCCACATGTCCTAAATAAgagtaggtacatgtacatttggtggcatgtatgaaatgaagaaaatgaagcaacacaagtttgattttaattcttggtgttgtcattgatgacttcatcaagagatttaccatctctataaatagatggttaagttctcaatttgttAAGAGAAATTaacaagaagtgaaatacaatctctccctcctttctacaaagttattagtttacttctcttgtttatttccaattatatagttttataacaataTGATTAATGTTCTTGGCAACCATCGAAAATAAGACAGGGAAAACGGGAAATTTTTAAAACAAAGGTAGAAGGGAAAATGAACTTTACCTTATTAGTATCATTGtaattatttatttttgtatAATTAATATATTATTCAGTGCATAAATAATATATGAATAATAATCATGGCAAATTAACGGATCTTAAAtgagaaaatgataaaaaaagGAACCCTTATGATTTTGGGCGGATCTAAAATGGTCATTTAAATATACACTTGAATAATTTAAGTCTTttgtttttattaaaattaagCACTTTTAATCCTTATTATCGTTATAACACGCAACAATGTTGTTTGGCTCATGAGAAGCATGTAAGTTGTTTAAATTAAAGAAAATTATCCGGACGGACTTCTACAGATCCAGTTTTCCAGTTCATACCTTAAGAAATATGTTATTCAAGTCAATTAAATACACTATTTACTTTATTCAACCATCAATTatataaaatagaaaataaattaACACATTTTATATACAGTATCTCAAATGAATCCTTAATATCCTCTTTTGTTGTTAAATCTTACCTATAGAGGTTTTTTCAAAAGTTCGAGTTGGGACAAATAAATAGTGAAAATCCTGTCTCGATGATCTTTTTCAGTTTAAAGGGCTCACATACTTTTCATGAGCTAGTTTCGTCATAGATAACTATTGGTTGTCGTGGTTTTGTTATACATATAAACTAAGACCCAAATATCCAATTTCGACAACATAAAGGACTAAAACTGTCCAGATTAAAGGACAGTTTTAGACCAAACCAAAATACAAGGGACTAGTCTATCATTTTTTCGACCATAAATTGGACAAGGCTGGCTGGAAATGACTAAATGCACGTCCTCTGATTAGGGGTGTGTAAAAATCGATTTACCGATAAACCGAACAAATAAAAACGCTATTGGTTTATCGATATCGGGTTATTGGGTTAACGATTTGTAAAcagttttgtatttttttttttatagttattGGTTCGGTTACCGGTTTTAAGGATTTAGTTAATGGTTAAATCGATAACCCAATAAGCTTATATTAAAATTACCATTTAATCCCTAATTATATATTAGtggctttaaattttaatttttaaatacaaacCTATTTCGAAATTACTTACTGCGTGCACACTTATTCTCTCAAAATCTCAATCCTCATACAAAACCAGGGCTTGTAATGCCTCTCTGTCTCTGCCTCTCTCCCTCACTTTCACGTGAACAAATGGGGTTGGGCTTTTTTATGAACTGTGAATTGACCTTGTTTTGTTTTTGAAAGATTGTTACAGTGTGTTTTATAGTTTTTGTCTTGTAATTTATGTAAACTTTATGCATAAAGGCTGTGTATATACGAACATATGAATAtaagagaaataaaaaaaaaacctagtGGAACATTTGCTTATTGGTTAAATCAAAAACCGAACCGTTAAGGACCAACCGAAAATCGATAACGGATATCttatcggtttggttttggtttaacATATTTACAAATCGAAAATCGAACTGATAATTCACAAAATTGAACCGAACCGAACTGATCGATAATCACCCGTGTCTTCTAAACATATACTATATTGAGACCAAAAGTGCCTAATTTTGACAACATAAAGGATTAAAACTGTTCAGATACATATTTAAAGGACTAATATTAGACCAATCCCCAAACATAAGTGACTAGTCTATCATTTATCGACCATACTTTGGACAAGGCTGGCCAAAAACGACTCTAATGCCTGTCGTTTAATTCGTCTTCTAAACAAGAAAGAAATCAAGGGGGAAGTCAAGTGTAAACAATGGCGGAAAAAATACCCTTCAAAAACCTCCATAGCAGAGAATACCAAGGACACAAAAAGAaggtttctctctctctctagaatgttacttcatttcatttttaacaataaggggttgtttggtagctGATTAGAGTTATGAGGGAATTTATGCAAGAATTAGTTATGCAAGCTTTAgttattccatattctatcctgcataacataatacataaatTCCCTCGtgacttatacatgtattagttatacgTGTTTTTAAATTGCAACCCAGACACCATATTAGGTGTGTTGATTATACATGACAAAAAAGAATACTAGtaccaaacacggtattatatttaatacatgaataacttaattCCTAATTagctaccaaacaaccccttaagaACCCTAGCTTGGCTTGCCTTTTTCCTGAAAATTGAGTTTCTTGAAATTATAGATGGATTAAAGTTGATaacttttatcttttttcttaattttttttttttatggaaatGCACTATTTTTAGGTGCATTCGGTGGCATGGAACTGTACTGGTACGAAACTTGCTTCAGGTTCTGTGGATCAAACTGCTCGTATTTGGCAAATTGAGCCCCATAGTCATGTAAGCTTCTAAAGTTCATCTTTTTTTGTTATCAGCAACTTTATATATTgcaaaaatgtcaacttttttgcCCGTCTTCTCTGCTTTTCGACAGTTCTACTTATCAGGAGTTTGAAGTGGGAAACTGGGAGTTGTAAGTTCGATAAATTAGTTTATAATAAACAAAATGAGACATTTTTATTTCTGATATATGGATGAGCTTAGGTAGTTAAGGACTTTCTGCATAGTTAAGAAGCCGGTGTCTGATTCCTGTTGGTTCTGCCAATGTTTAGTCCTGTGTGGTCTGAGTTGCGGAAGCTATGATAGTAATGCTTATTGCAGTTAGGTTTTTAGAAAAAGAAGAGTTTTTGTTACTTATCGagaaaaaaagaaggaagaaagTCTCTATATTTATGGATAGTTTCTTTCACACACCAATGCATGATTACCTGGTCCAATGCCGATATAGGTGATGAATGAATTGTGGTTTGATAGTCAACAAATGAAGCAGCAGTGGTattgaaaaataaaagagaaatttcTTGAATTCAATCTAGGCATTGGTTGATTACAAGGAGCACACAAGTTATTACAGATGGTTGTCACTTGTCAGTACATAAGCTTCTTGAGttcatatttttttgtttttggtcaACTTTATACATTGCAAAAAGCCACCTTTTTGCCATTGTTGCCTTTTAGAGCATCTTGCTGCTTTTTGAATGTTCTGCTTGTTTTAGGACCTGATTTCGTTATGAAGAGTTTGAAGTGGAAAACTGGGTGTTGTGAACTGAATGAATTCATTTACAATAAATAAAATGACATTTGTCTGATTAGGTGCTTGAGAATTTTTTTCCCGAGTTAAGAAGCTGGTGTCTCACTCCAGTTATTTCTGACAACGTCTAGTCCTATGTGCTCCAAATTACGGAAGCTATAATAAGAAGAGTTTTTGCTActtaacaaaaaagaaaaaagaaaaaagaaaaaagaagaaagaaagtctcTATCTTTTTGGATAGTTTCTTACACACACCATTGCATAATTGCATATTAATGATTATAAACAAATGAAGCAGCGGTGGCTTCGAAAAGTGAGagataattttcttgaattcaaTCTATGTATTAGGTGGAACTAGAGCTGGTTCACTCTTATTATAGAAAAGTTGTGCCAAAACATATGTTCCTTATGATTCCATGCCAATTTCTGTTCAAGTGAAAAGTTCTAGAGAAACTTATTCTAGATTCACATTAATTGGCTATGTCACTAGATGTTGATTGACTGCACGGAGCACACAAGTTCCTACAGATGGTTGTCAGCACCTATGTTTTATGTCCCGTGTGACATAGCCAATACGTTTCTTTTAGTTAAAGGGTGTTATCTATCAGCATAATTTAGATGAACCAATTAATTGTTGTATTACCTGTGTAATTGGCTAGCAACTTTTGTGTACAATGCGACCTTACATGTAGTCAGACTTGATAATTATAGATGCTAAAATTGATATCCTCTTCAACGGTACCTgcttcaaaaaaaataaataaattatatccTCTTCACGAAATGTGGCCAATTATACAAAGTTTTGCCATGAAGTTTGAAGACAGAATGCAAATTTTTTCATGAGCTTTTACTCCAGAATATATAGCAAGGTGTAGTATTGAATTTTTTAGATCAAGGGTGATTATAGTTATTTGATATGACTTGATCAAATTCTTATTAGGGATAGTGACAGGGCATTTAAGGTCATATGAATTCAATGTTATAGATACACAAAGAGGTTGAGGAAATGGGAGAACGAGTAAAAAGATGCAAAAATGCTCCAAAATAACACAGGATGGCGAAATATTGCTGAagcagaaaattgaagagagtcTAAAATGAGTTTGCCACGGGGAAATCTCTCCCTTAGTTGTCATACTATGAACTTGCAAATGGGAGGCTTGTTCTTCACTCGTTTAGGATGAAGGAGGCAAGACCATAGTAGTTATCAATACAAAACCGCCAATACCTTTTAGCACTTACAAGCCAAAActttatagagagagagagagagagtaagaATAGGTGTAGTGTCTTTGCAGGACCAGATAAACTTATACTTTGTTAGTGGATTGAGTGCCCCATAACTCTAATGATAACATGTCTCATTTCTCTGTATCAAGGCTTTATCTTGTTTCATAGTCACAAATCTTAAGTTCCTAAACTTTGGAATTTGCATGAAGATTGTAGGATATTTTTCCTTTGCTGCTATCCGGGTGCTCTATAACTCTAACGATAACATGTCTCATTTCTCTGTATCAAGGCTATAAGCTTACTTTTATCTTGTTTCATAGTCCTAAGTTTCTCAACTTTGGAATTTGCATGAAGATTGTAGGATATTTTGCCTTTGCTTGCAAAAACCTGGAGCATTAATAGCTTGCCACCATCCACAAGACTACACTAAAATCATTGCTCCCTATCTATttttgattcatgttctagtCTTTTCTCATTCTTGGAGGTGGAGTATGAAACCTCTTATGCACGTGTATGCTCCAAGTCTCTGATAGCTCTTTTGCAGGGGAAGGTGAAAGATGTTGAATTAAAGGGTCACACTGACAGTGTGGACCAGCTATGTTGGGATCCCAAACATGCAGAATTGATAGCTACAGCATCTGGTGATAAGACAGTTCGATTGTGGGATGCTCGTagtaagtttattttattttgtaccaGCATTAAGCTGCAAAACTACTGTACGAAATAATGAGAGCCTATATCTATTGGAATTATAAAAATGCAATACTATAAGAGCCTATATCTATTGAAGTTATCCGAATACTTATACATAGGTTATAGTCTGTAAACTTTTACCTAacctatccaaaaaaaaaaaaaaaaaaaaaaaagaagataggtTAGAGCCTATAAGGAGTAACATTAAATATCTACGTAGACATTTTCCTCATAAAGTAACTGTCCCAAGAACAATATTACTCCTTCTTATTCAAAAAGGATGAAGGGGCCTAGAGTACAAGGGTCAAATCTTCTAATTTTCGGTCTCAACTCATACGTCAGTTTCTTAATATTAAAGAAAATAGTTTTGGTTGAAAAAGAGTTTTTGACTCCTCAAATAGTAACGGGTATGATTTAGGCAACTCTACATGCACTTTCTTCTTTATTAGTACTACTTATCAAAAAAAGACTCTACATGCACTTTCACAGCCTAGTTTCCCGTCAAATTGCCAGGGTGTTGCAGATCTTTTTTTTTATTGGTCAGGGTGTTGCAGATATTAAGACATTTGGTCTGCAATTGGCAGGTGGGAAATGCTCACAGCAAGTTGAGCTCAGTGGGGAAAATATCAATATCACTTACAAGACTGATGGGACACATGTAGCTGTTGGAAACAGGGTACTCATTATTTCCTTTTATCACTTATTAATGCCTAAAATCAGCACCTGTATCTTGCTTCTATCATCTTAGCTGCTTCTAGATATGTATGTAGTCAAAATGAGTGTGCAAACACAGAAATGCTACATAAGTATAACTCTTCGCCTCTTTCTATTGCATGTATTTTCTATTGTTCATATTTTATGATGAGTTCTATTGGTGATATTTGAGTTCCCTATTAATTACCTGTCATGGAAATCAATTTGGTGCCCATTCTTATTATGTTATCCTATGGTGCAGGATGATGAGCTAACAATATTGGATGTTCGCAAGTTTAAGCCTATTCATAAGCGCAAGTTTAATTACGAGGTAGTCTATCCCACAACTAAGTTTAAGACGAATGTTATCAGAAGTTCTGAGATGTGTTGCTGCAATTTTTCACCTTTATCTGCTGTGGTATAACTAATTCTCGAAGTAGGGTTCTGTTGGATATTTTGAAAAAAGGCTAGAAGTCACACAGCATCAGTTTTTCTTCTTCTTAGGTGTCATCTTCTCTTCCCCTCGACTGGGGCAGAGACAATTACTTATTGATGTATAAATATAATGTCTGAGGCATGTGATTCTATCCCAACTTGCTGATCTTATGGTATGAGTAGACAACAAATTCCTCTTAAACCTAGAAATGCTCTTCAAGTTTGGGCGAATGCTTCTTCTTCTCAGGAGAAGTCTTTAACTCTAGTTTGCTAAAGCTCTTCAGTCTTCATAGCTGTTCATTTCATGCTGCATTTTTTACCGTGCATGTAACCCGCCTCTTGTTTCTCAAAGGTATTAGTTGCAATGAGTAGTTGGTTGATGCATTGAGTCATATTCCTACTCAGGCAATCAGCATGATGGGTTCCATACTGTTTAACACTTTTGAGCTCCCTGGAGTAGTTCCCATTGTTTTATAAAACACTTCTGTCTCATCAGGTAAATGAGATTGCATGGAACATGAGTGGCGATATGTTCTTTCTTACAACTGGAAATGGTGAGTACAAATTACTTAGATGGCAGTTGCTTTGCTTGCATTCAGCAACAAAAGGCTTGAATTACCAATATGAAACTCAATCCCAAGATTTTCCTACTTTGTCATATAGGAACTGTGGAAGTCTTAGCTTATCCAACTCTACAACCTGTTAACACGCTTAATGCTCACACAGCTGGTTGTTACTGCATTGCAATTGATCCACTTGGAAGGTGAGCTTGATATTTTGCTTTATGTATGCTACCTTTGTGCTATGGTTTAAAGTGAAAATTAAAAGGGTCTTGATATTTTGCTTTATGTATGCTACCTTTGTGCTATGGTTTAAAATGAAAATTAAAGAGGTCTCAGGCAGCTCTAGAATATGTGACAACTCCTTTATATTAGTGGGAGAAATCTTCAGCAGTAGTTCCAAGTCCTTTATAGCATGACTATGTCAATAAGGCTCATTTTGGACACATAGGATTTTTTCTCTAAACTAATAATACTACCTTATTTTGATTCAATATTACACAAGATATTTTGCTGTTGGAAGTGCTGATTCATTGGTCAGCCTTTGGAGCATTAAGGAGATGCTATGTCTTCGAACATTTACAAAACTCGAGTAAGTTCTCAAgtatgattttcatccattttattaTTCACACTAGTTTCCTGGGGAGAGGCatctgattttttttaatttttttaatttttttgcttCTCAGGTGGCCAGTTCGAACAATAAGTTTCAATCACACAGGAGACTACATTGCGTCTGCTAGTGAAGATTTGTTTATTGATATTGTATGTACTCGAGAACCTGTGTACTCTCTTCTACTTAGATAGAGAACCCTTTAACCTTCCTACAACTAATGCCTTTATCCACAGGCTAATGTCCAAACTGGACGGTCAGTTCACCAGATTCCATGTCGTGCTGCCATGAACAGTGTGGAATGGAATCCGAAACACAACTTGCTTGCCTATGCTGGGGATGATAAGAACAAGTATCAGGCTGATGAAGGTGTGCCTTTCTGGCTGAAGATAGAACTAGTGGTATCTTTGCTTTTCTATACGAGTGCtaataatttttttcttctatGTAGGTGTGTTTCGCATATTTGGCTTTGAGAGTGCATAAAGTCCTGAAAGATCACTTTTTATCAAAAAAAGATCCTTAAAAGGTCTTTGTATAATGTAAGGAGAAGAGAGTAAAATATCTATAACATTCCGCACATGGTAATTGAGACTCGAGTAGTATTGTACTTCATTTTTGATAAATTATGTACAGATTATGAAAGAGACGTTAGAACTCGGGTACTGTTTCAGCATTACTAATAGAGCTGTATTTCCCTGCAAACTTAAAAAGTGCTTGCTCTCGAAACTatgaatccgcgacttaagtagtacaaaaaataaaaagttgaaccaaactagtacaaaaaaaaaaaaaaaaacataagtagtattcacgcacgaaattcgtgcgtgaaaggaccaatcTGCAAAATTGCACTTTTTGGGCCTTTCACGCATGAATTTTGTGCGTTAATggtgcgatttttttttttttttttttgtgttacctttccaatcacgtttttttccatactttgggcaaatattagtcatgttttaaaatctcaaaatatcaatattttatataaaacttaatatcttttttgcGTGCAATAATGTCggttcattacatcaagtccacctaaacgtttggatcgtcgttttaggggttctaaagtgtctcgaagcaagttttgaaaatttgtaatatttatagggttttgattaagtgttttattatatttgaatgtacaaatttaaatatttgatttaataataattcatccaatacgagaggtctatactaattaaaaaataattcattccatttaattacaatactaattcaaagcaatacaataataaattacaataacaatacaatcttcaagttctagaggctctattacttcgagacgtgcttgtattaccacggccttgttgcccacacgaacgcttgtcatggccatattgcttacatatagagcacttgcgagagtaagttctttcactaagactccgtgagttaatgcccaattttctaatgtaatccttgttagcaaccatcgaaaacggctcgtttggccaataagcttcattaccaagtgggtggaattggccggaatatgctctaaggtaactgtggaccttgtattcccccgctaCATAatttgttaccgtttttctcattctctcgaagcacttgacagcatgagaacacggcatgtggtacgtttgccacttaccacaagtgcatgttcttgttgcctcataaacggtatgcacgtttccacccttaccgttgtaataacccgtcctaacttcatacacatgttgaattgggtcatactcggtcatttggtgacgctcacattttttcctataatgctccatagttttgaagggctttggcattcatgtcccgccgtcggctaatatcgctctggcctgccttgtcctaacaacaaatcgctccaccacctacttgaaagtcattctcaccattgcggtgacaggtagtcctcgagcagatttcagcaagccattgaaagactctgagctgtttgttgtgagcatgccccatctttttccaccatcagcatgaagcgtccatttttcaacatcGAGCAtcatcaaccaaacgtatgcgggttcactcactgacctgatcagatccatttttgcagcccattttcgttgttgatgctccatcgtaGCCCCCAcgtcaatttgtttagagtgccattgtgaaacgttgattgcaaatttgtcttcaagtgccttaaacaatagcgatggtaaacaaagtgtcacgacccaactaggggccgcgacgggtacccgatacttgtaccgagcaccccttatctcgtatcgtacttttactactaggtgggccgtatagactataccgtatcttttttttttctgttgcttaacgctaacattaatggcataattgtagacatggacttataaactttgctagcacattatacaacgacgaggaccacaaaagtacaaaacatctgactgtacatatctgtctacgagcctctaaacaaagtacatctacatatacaagaaggaccggttctaccgtgcccgaatatgtacacaaaagtagtaccaagaaactgaggctccggaacaactggagcgctgccatagtactgctgatggagcttctaagagtcaaatctgtctacctgttgacctgcgcggcatgaaacgcagcgtccacaagaagggacgtcagtacgagtaatgtaccgagtatgtaaggcatgaataataacataaaagagatatagcgcatgtcatgaagtagaaacacaacctgtacatataagtgcacgttggcggataccatgcatgcttagcgctgcggaacgtgcagcccgatccatatgtgcatatactataacgtattgctgcggcacgtgcagcccgatccatatacatataatactttgctttcttggaaaacatttcttttcatatatatataacatagaacatatcatattgccgaggcgtcgactccgatccatttaaccatatatcccgcgtccgggcatcccgcgtccgggacgatatcatgtaccatactccaactgatcaggtggctatgcgtctataacgccttctctttcccaatcttccccatatacatgtacatatacttatcgttcgacaaacgaaacaattaagaaaatccgggaataacgggcccacctcgggtcaaatgaggtggcgtacacgatttacatacgttacatttcatgacgtcacttgtgagagttttaaggtagtcgggtcctatttgtgcaagttctagatgtttaggcaatttttcaacatttcatacaatatttaattcaattctactgaatgaaaaaggggaaactttgggtgcggatttcggagaatagagttgtccctgaggctcgtatccaacttattacgtttaagacatgccatagaaggaagggtgaatccttacataccttttccg
Protein-coding sequences here:
- the LOC132618560 gene encoding THO complex subunit 3 codes for the protein MAEKIPFKNLHSREYQGHKKKVHSVAWNCTGTKLASGSVDQTARIWQIEPHSHGKVKDVELKGHTDSVDQLCWDPKHAELIATASGDKTVRLWDARSGKCSQQVELSGENINITYKTDGTHVAVGNRDDELTILDVRKFKPIHKRKFNYEVNEIAWNMSGDMFFLTTGNGTVEVLAYPTLQPVNTLNAHTAGCYCIAIDPLGRYFAVGSADSLVSLWSIKEMLCLRTFTKLEWPVRTISFNHTGDYIASASEDLFIDIANVQTGRSVHQIPCRAAMNSVEWNPKHNLLAYAGDDKNKYQADEGVFRIFGFESA